The genomic interval CTTGCGGTCCAGAACCCGGGTGAACCGCGGCGTGCCGCCCCTCCAGGTGGGGGGAGCGTCTTCGTGGGTTAGAACCGCCTTTACCCCTTCCAGCGCTTCAGCCCGGCTCTTGTCGATGCGCTTGATAACGGCGTGGGCATGGGGGCTTCTCAGAACCCGGCCGTAGAGCATGCCCGGCATTTCCAGGTCGTTGAGGTAGCACACCTTGCCGGTTACCACCTCCACCGCGTCGCGGCGCGGAACCGGCCGGCCGATGAAGCGGTAATTATCACCCACTACCGTCACCTCCGATGCCGTGGGCGGCCGCCTGCACGGCCTCCACTACCTGATAATGACTGATGCAGCGGCAGAAGTGACCGGATAGGGCTTCCTTAATCTCCTCTTCCGTGGGTCGGGGGTTTTCGTTCAGCAGTGCCCGGGCGCTCATGATGATCCCCGGGGTGCAGAAGCCGCACTGGAAGGCGCCGTGATCGATGAAAGCCTGCTGCAACGGGTCCAGCTCCCCCGTGTTCGGGTTCTGGAGCCCCTCAATGGTAGTAATTTCCCGGCCGGCGCATTCCACGGTCAGCAGCAGGCAGGAGAGCACCGGCTTCCCGTCCATCAGCACGGTGCAGGCCCCGCAGCCGCCGTGGTCGCAACCGATCTTGGTGCCCTTTAATCCCAAGGTTTCCCGCAGGGTGTGGGCCAGGGTGTGGGCGGGATCCACCTGCTGCGGGCCCCGGCCGACCTCCAGGGTATAGGGCCGGCCGTTCACCTTCAGGGTGATCTGCCTGGCCTGGGCTCCGTTCACTCGGACCTCGGTTGGTTTGCCCTCGGCCATAGATTTCCTCACCCCCATACGGCCAAAATCTGACGGTCTCGGCTCCACCACGCATCGATGGCCTCGCCAGCCGAACTAAGGCATAAGCCTCGGGCTCTAGAGGGAACCGCGTTTAGGCGCCAATCCGTGGCGCGCTCATGCCTCGGCCAACCAGGAAGGCTTGCTGATTCAGTTCCACGAACCGCTCCGGCACCCGCCGGGCAATGACCTCCAACCAGACCTCTTCCGGCACCCCCAGTTGTAGCGAGAGCAGGCCCAGGAGCACCGTCCCTGCCAAGGCGGGGTTGCCCAGCCCTATTGCCACCTCGCTGGCCTCGGCCCACCGCACCTCTGCCCCCCGAGTCTTTAGCAGATCCTCCACTTCCTCGGGCTCCGGGTAGCGCGCCTCCCCCAGGTTTACCGCCGGCGGGTAAACCCGGTAGCGGTTCACCAAGGCCTTGCTACCCGGCCCCAGAAAGTGCGCCCACCTTGCCGCCTCCAGCATTTCAAAGCCTACCAGGTAGTCTACCCGACCCGGCTCTACCAGGGGCGAGTGCACCTTTTCCGTCCAGCGCACGTGGGTTTCCACGCTGCCTCCCCTCTGGGCCATGCCGTGCACTTCGGATTTTTTTACGTCGTATCCGGCCGCCAGGCCTACTTCGGCCAAGAGATCGCTGGTCAGAATGATCCCCTGCCCTCCTATGCCGGCGAGCAGGAAGTCTTTCTTCGCCTTAGGTGTCATTGACTGTCTCCTCCTTCCCCGGCCGGTACTATGGCCTTCCGACCGCATACTTGGGCGCAGAAACCGCAGCCCACGCAGAGCAGGGGGTCGATGGCCATTTTGCCGTTTACCTTGATCAGGGGGGCGCACCCCAGTTTGCGACACACGCCGCAGTCGTTGCACCGCTCGGGGTCCACCCGGTAGGCGGGCTTATATTCCCTGGTCAGCAGCACGCAAGGGTGC from Clostridia bacterium carries:
- a CDS encoding (2Fe-2S)-binding protein, producing MAEGKPTEVRVNGAQARQITLKVNGRPYTLEVGRGPQQVDPAHTLAHTLRETLGLKGTKIGCDHGGCGACTVLMDGKPVLSCLLLTVECAGREITTIEGLQNPNTGELDPLQQAFIDHGAFQCGFCTPGIIMSARALLNENPRPTEEEIKEALSGHFCRCISHYQVVEAVQAAAHGIGGDGSG
- a CDS encoding indolepyruvate oxidoreductase subunit beta, whose amino-acid sequence is MTPKAKKDFLLAGIGGQGIILTSDLLAEVGLAAGYDVKKSEVHGMAQRGGSVETHVRWTEKVHSPLVEPGRVDYLVGFEMLEAARWAHFLGPGSKALVNRYRVYPPAVNLGEARYPEPEEVEDLLKTRGAEVRWAEASEVAIGLGNPALAGTVLLGLLSLQLGVPEEVWLEVIARRVPERFVELNQQAFLVGRGMSAPRIGA